The genomic region AACTGGAATCTGTGTCGCAGCCTTTCGCCAACGTGTTGGAAGCGAGCTTTACTCGTAACGTTTACTTTGATTCTGCTTTCGCCGACACTAATAACTGTCACTTGGTTTCTCCGGAAAAGGAAGACATTTATCCAAATCTTGTCTACATAAGCCCGACTTCCAGCAAACCGCAGTTCTACTTTAAGGACGCTCCCAAAAGCGAAGTTCTGTACAAGTTCATTTGCGCCGCAGGTAAGGATTCCTTGTTCCGTACATTGGATACCACCCGTAACGAAATTGACTGGGAATGGAAAAAGATGGAAGGGGATACGCTTCCGGCAAAGGCTACCTCTGCAAAAGCTGTTTCCAAGTCAAACGTGATTTTCCCGGAAGATACCATTTTGATTTTGTTCAACAAGCCGAAAACGGATTCATTGGAAAATACGTTCTACATCGCAATGAACAAGGATACCACTGAGGTGCAGGTTTCCCAGCAGGATCCGGTTCGCTTTGCCATCGAGAAAAAATCTCCGTGGACCATGGACGCATCCTTTACTGTATTGATGGGGTATAAGGATACGACTCTTGCGGCTGCCGATAGCAATGGTGTCCGTGATACCGTGGTGGAACTGAAGTACAAATCCCTGAGTAAGTTTGAAACTGTGGCGAAACTGAAGCTTGCAACTTTAAGCGGTCAGATTCCTGGTGCGCAGGCAGGTGCAATTGTACGTCTGCGTTCTGCAACCAACAATGCATATTTTGTTGAAACATGCGATCTTGGCGGATCTTTCAAGTTCAATAGACTTATGGAAGGAAACTACTTTATGGACTACTTCTATCCCGAAAGCGGAAAGACTATTCCTAATGGTGGTTCTGTAAATCCGTTCCGTTATGGTTCCGCATGGCGAGCTATTAATGATACGTTGAAATTGGGAAATGGCGACAACAAGCTTGATCAATTGGTTCCTACGATTCCGGCGTTGAATTAAATTTTTTAAAGGATATAATGATGTGTAAGATTCCCTCTTTTGTGGCTATTGACTTAGAAACCACAGGCCTTGATTTTGAAAAGGATGAAATAATCGAGGTTGCCTTGGTCCGTTTTGAAGACGGAGTCCCTGGGGAATCTGTGGACTATTTGGTAAAGCCCGTTTCTGCACAGCTTCGTCCCTTTATTGAAAACTTGACTGGCATTTATAAGAGTGACTTGGGAAGTGCGGAACCTTTCTCTGCCGTGGCGGGAAAGATTTTTTCCTTTATCGGAGACTTGCCTATTGTTGCCCACAATGCAAATTTTGATTCCAAGTTCCTGAAGCAGACTTTTGCAAAGGTCGGTGTCAGTTTTGAAAACCACCCGGTCTGGGATTCTCTGACGGTTTCCAGGATTGCCTACCAGAACATTCCTAACCATCGTTTGGATACCTTGGTGCAGGAATTGAATATCCCCCGCAGTCGTGCCCATCGCGCTTTGCCTGATGCTGATGCTTGTGGCCGTCTTTTTGTGATGTGTCTGGAAAAAATCCAGAATGAAGATCCTTGGTTGTTGAAGGCTTTGTCCAAGGTCGCAGTGGGATCTGATTGGTCCATGGTTTGGCCGTCCAATGAAGATTCCTCTGACTTGCCGGAATATAAGTTGCCGGTGGTTCCTCTGGAAGACGTTCCTGAAAAGAGCAAGACTCCCCGTGTTTCTGAATTCTTCAAGGAAGATGGCCTGCTTGCCAAGAAAATTGAGAATTTCAAATACCGCCATAATCAGCAAGATTTTGCTTCTGTTGTGGAACGCAACATGCATAAGGGTGGCCTCTGTGTTCTGGAAGCTCCTACAGGTTCCGGAAAATCCTTGGCCTACTTGGTGTCTGCCGCAAACAAGGCGGTGTCCGGCGAACGTGTCGTTATTAGCACCGCTACCAGGGCCTTGCAGGAACAGTTGTGGAATCACGATATTCCCATGATTGCGGATTTGTACCAGGGCAAGTTGAAGCCGGCCATTTTGAAAGGCCGTGAAAATTATCTGTGCTTGCGTAAGTTCGAAGAAATTCTGAATGCCCCGGCAAACTTACTGTTGCCTGAAGAACGTGATTCCTTCATGGCCATTATCCCGTGGGTATTTGCAACAACCTCTGGCGACGTC from Fibrobacter sp. harbors:
- a CDS encoding Ig-like domain-containing protein, whose product is MKSFISAFVAGLLLVACATQVAPSGGPEDKLPPRVAAVYPAPNTTNHPNELLVKLEFDEWINAAIPRSAVSISPPIEKKLRFEVSGKSLVLTSRAELDTGTTYTVTFAGGIKDLRGNTLSKPFQVVFSTGAVIDSLTLSGRVLVNETMINKKQFPSVGLFLMGPERESRKYLAKYRDSVTKTLDLMPMLLKEPPLYVTRADSAGNFTLTGLKAGSYRVVAFVDGNGNQKIELSTEQVGIWTQDLVLTEQSTDTMWIPIADMDTTHLELESVSQPFANVLEASFTRNVYFDSAFADTNNCHLVSPEKEDIYPNLVYISPTSSKPQFYFKDAPKSEVLYKFICAAGKDSLFRTLDTTRNEIDWEWKKMEGDTLPAKATSAKAVSKSNVIFPEDTILILFNKPKTDSLENTFYIAMNKDTTEVQVSQQDPVRFAIEKKSPWTMDASFTVLMGYKDTTLAAADSNGVRDTVVELKYKSLSKFETVAKLKLATLSGQIPGAQAGAIVRLRSATNNAYFVETCDLGGSFKFNRLMEGNYFMDYFYPESGKTIPNGGSVNPFRYGSAWRAINDTLKLGNGDNKLDQLVPTIPALN